One genomic window of Saccopteryx bilineata isolate mSacBil1 chromosome 4, mSacBil1_pri_phased_curated, whole genome shotgun sequence includes the following:
- the LOC136335389 gene encoding ubiquitin-like FUBI-ribosomal protein eS30 fusion protein, which translates to MEAQENYFTLLRPVSQLQVTAVPFADLDRQRPQISRCAQELHTLEVTGQETVAQIKVHVASQEGIAPENQVVLLAGTPLEDEPILGQCGVKALTSLEVASRMLGGQVHGSLARAGKVRRQTPKVAEQEKKKKTGQAKWRMQYNRRFVNVVPTFGKKKGPNANS; encoded by the exons ATGGAGGCTCAAGAGAACTACTTCACGCTGCTCCGGCCCGTGTCACAGCTCCAGGTGACCGCGGTGCCATTTGCGGACCTGGAC aggcagaggccgcagatcAGTCGCTGCGCCCAGGAGCTACACACCCTTGAGGTCACCGGCCAGGAGACTGTTGCGCAGATCAAGGTTCATGTAGCCTCACAGGAGGGCATCGCTCCAGAAAATCAAGTCGTACTCCTGGCAGGAACGCCCCTAGAGGATGAGCCTATCTTGGGCCAGTGTGGAGTGAAGGCTCTGACCTCTCTGGAAGTAGCCAGTCGCATGCTTGGAGGTCAAGTCCATGGTTCCTTGGCCCGTGCTGGGAAAGTAAGAAGGCAGACCCCCAAGGTGGCCgaacaggagaaaaagaagaagactggTCAGGCCAAGTGGCGGATGCAGTACAACCGGCGTTTTGTCAATGTTGTGCCCACCTTTGGCAAGAAGAAGGGCCCCAATGCCAACTCTTAA